A segment of the Arachis hypogaea cultivar Tifrunner chromosome 5, arahy.Tifrunner.gnm2.J5K5, whole genome shotgun sequence genome:
GGGTGAAATTGGAAATAGCATACCATAACAAAACGAAACGAAACGGCGTCGTAAAGGCACCGCTTGGAACTGGAAGTAGAGGAAAAGTTCATCTTTTACATCTTCGATTGCCGATTGCCGATTGCCGATTTCCATCTCGATTCGATAACGCAGGTGAGacatatttactttttatttgaaTGCATTCGTCGTTTCTACGGATAATTTGGGCttatttgtttttcatgtttattGCACTGAATTTGACGGATCTGGTGTTGCTTCTGTGTAATTGTATCGTTGTTGATGCATTCTTCTAAGTTCTATATGTGAGTGGTAGGGGGAATTTGATATTTAGATTTACATTTGGTACATTCAATTTTTGGTTTCCATAGCTTCTTATGAAAAATAGGAGCAATCCTTGTTTTGCAATTTTGATGACTGAGCTGTTTGTATTGGCAAGTCGCCAACTGCTTTCCGAGCAATATCCATTTCATGCTTCTCCTCCTTTATAACGAAACTATTTAATTATGATACATAATTGATGTGGAGTGAAGGGACTAAAGAAAGAAGTAACTTATGGATACTTATAAATGTGACTGTAATCAACTTCCTCCAAATacgtaaaaagaaaaattatgcaTATGAAACTTTTTCCAGCTAATGCTAATCCAAAGATTTTAGAATATCATCTCCTCACATTAAAAATGCACAAAAACATGTTTCCCTCCAGGGTCAGAGTTATGTTCAACCATCCGACTACCATGCTTTTGTTATAGTTTCTGAAAATTGGAAAGCACCTACgcccttgattttttttttttttttttttttttttttgggtttgggGGGTTTACATCCTGAGATAATTTGCTCAAGCAAGCATGAACAAGCCGTAATGGAAGAAAACATGTCTGCAATGATATAGATTTATAGTAGTAATTATGGACCATGGCAATTTACAGTAACTACTTTTCTTATTGACTGCATTTATTCCTTGTTAGCAAGGGTGTGACACAAAAACGATTAAGCAGTGCCAACTGCATGACTCTTTAGTCTTTAGGTAATAGGAATTTAATACAGATCGTCACATTCTATTTTTTGTGTATAAGTGTTTCATGTCTTCATAAGTCCATTCCAACTTATCTATACTTAATCAACAAAACCTTATCTATCGTCATAACATGAAATGACAAAATAAATACTCAGCCTCAATTTTCAAAAGAATGAGATTTCCAACAGCCTAACTCTTCAAACAACAAGTCTAGTTGAATAAAACAAAGTATGGTAATCAAGCCTAtgaacttgaattttttttatgagatggGAGGGATGGGAAAGTTTTTCTAGCAAAGTCAAGGGGAAAAATTAGTAGTTACGTCTTGCTTGTTCAGTGGAACAAGAACTGTTTTCCATACGAAATGTTTAATAGATAACCCTCTCTGGATCTTTTTCCTAGGTTATGATTTTTCAGCTGTTGTTCTGTATTATCTTTGGATTAACTGTTCTACATAGAGATTATGATTCACATTCAATTATTGACCAAGTTTAGTTATTATATGTTTCAGATAAGGAAAGGGGCTTGAACATCTGAATTGTTGGTAAAATGGTTTCCTTTGAGATGAATGATCGCAAGAGTAAGTGAAACAGATATATTTTGTTGTAGCAAtcataatattttttgttgtagATTATTGTGGATTTATATATAATTCCTTATCTTGGGTTCCCTTAATAGTCAACAAGAGAAATTTAAGGGTAATTTCTGAGTTTGTTTCAAATCTTTTAGATTATTAGACAAATTAATCACTAATAAAATGAAAGGACaacttattactttttttttttaaaaaagtagtgTGGTTGATGGATtaacttgtttgaaattttgaaatattttattaagGATTAATTCGTCATACATTCTAAGATATCAGGACCAATTTGCCAGTCTGTTTTTAAAGGGACTAAGTTGTCTGAACTAAAAATTGTTAGGGACCATTTGGGGTATTACTCAGAATTAAACTAGGAATTATGTGAAAGACTTATTTCAGAGTTTTCGTCGtataaattttttcttaaaagtGCATCAGTGAAATTAGTACCTCATGGTCCTATTCATACCAGTGTTCTAGTATGACACTAGACATGTTAGACGCATCACAATTTATCATTTGCGATGAAAATGATCCTATTGTGTAAGCGAAAGAATTAATCAGAAATGATTGTGATTTCATCCAAATATTTTCCCCAGTTGATTGGTTAAAATCAGTTGTACCACCTAGTGGAACTAATTGGATGTGAATAATATGATGCTCTAGTTTGCGTGACATATATTAATAACTTTGACTTTGCTCTCATGCTCTGCCATTATGGCTACTACAAGATTGATTTGACCAAACTGTGTATTGGTCATTTTGATGTTATGCAGTTGGAATCTAGTTCATGTCCTATTTTTCACATTTTACAATTCTGTtatcttaatatttttaatttaacatatGTGATTGGCATATGGTACAGAGATTGGATTAGGGTTAACTGGATTTGGTATATTTTTCTCATTCCTTGGGGTAGTCTTCTTCTTCGACAAGGGATTACTAGCCATGGGAAACGTAAGTTTCATGCTATTTCAGGCTTCTCGCTTAGGTACAATTTCTTGTCATTGTTTCTCTTGTTAACGTCTTTTGATGATGCCTTAATCCTTGTCACTCAAATCAGATCCTGTTTGTTTCTGGAGTGTCCTTAACCATTGGCCTGAAATCCACTATGCAATTCTTTATGAAACGAAGTAATTTCAAGGTAAATTTGTTGCACTTCCTCCCTTTCCCCTCTGGTAAATTTCTAGCACTAACTTTTATCATCTCTCTCTTTTTAAGGGAACAATCTCATTTGGTATTGGATTCTTGATTCTCATAATGGGATGGCCTATTTTGGGCATGATCATTGAGGCTTATGGATTCATCGTACTATTCAGGTTTAGTGGAATTTGGAAGACATTGTTGTGTTTTAAGTTCTATTCTTGAAGCTAACCATGGATTAAACTGTGCAGTGGTTTCTGGCCTACACTGGCTGTTTTCTTACAGAAGATTCCCATTCTTGGTTGGTTGTTTCAACAGCCATATGTTCGATCGGTAGGTATTTGTGATGAAAATTGAAATGCTTTTACTAGCTGCTATTTAACTGATTTTAATGCAATCATCCGATGCATTTAACCATGCTGATATAGTGCCATATTAAAAGCTCATGTTCATGTCAATCATCAATAGATCTACATTATTTATGAATGGTTGGAGACTTGGGGTACCTTGATTATCATTGAGTGGTGTAAAAGACAATGGCAAAACCTATATACACAGTGCTTCAAAACTAAACTCTTCTGAATCAATAAAGCTCTGTTGAGCTATCTATACAATGTTgaacaatttgatttttttttttttcagattttgttTTGCTGATGTTGAAGCTTTTTGCATTCATTTGCAGAAAAATGCTGAACTTATTCATATTGAGAATGCTAATTTTCTGTTATATTGCAGTTGTTTGACAGGTATAGGGGCCGGCGAGTACCTATTTAAGCCATGAATCAATGGAAACATTGTGTAGCTGCTAGCAAGCGTGTTTATCAGTGCATGTAAAGAAAAATACTCTCATATGGGAGATACCTGACTGAATTGTGTTGGCACTCTGATGGTAGAAAATGATTTCAATTTTACATGATACTCATAGAGTGCAAaggaaaattaagtaaaaaaaggTTTTGGCTTTCACTTGTTTTGGCCCCGTTAAGATTTTAATGCATAATACGGAATCAATGAATCAATGATCTTGGGAGTTATAAGTTATATATCTGCATTTTATGTCACTATTCCAACTAGACACATTGGGGAAGAAGCATCATTTGTGTGGGCGGTTCCATGTTTCACAGCCATC
Coding sequences within it:
- the LOC112802544 gene encoding vesicle transport protein GOT1; this encodes MVSFEMNDRKKIGLGLTGFGIFFSFLGVVFFFDKGLLAMGNILFVSGVSLTIGLKSTMQFFMKRSNFKGTISFGIGFLILIMGWPILGMIIEAYGFIVLFSGFWPTLAVFLQKIPILGWLFQQPYVRSLFDRYRGRRVPI